Genomic segment of Xanthomonas sp. DAR 35659:
GTTATGTTGCAACGACAGCCTGCCTGAGGATTCCATTGGCGCGCCAGCGCTTGCTGAACTCGGACCGAAGCATTAGTCCTTCTGCGCTATATGGCAAGAGGATCTTGTTTGCTATAGCGCCTGCTAATGGAGAGAAGTGGCCATCCCCTCCCGGAGCGATGTAGCTCACAATTACACTCGCGCCGGTAGCAACATCCGCGACTAGCTTTGACAAGGGGGCCGCAGGTAGCACGGAGACTCGTTGATAGGCCGAGCGTTCTAAATCGTTTGGATCTGGATCTGGATCCGAATGAAGGCGAACACGCAACCCAAAGCTTTGCAGTGTCTCAGCCAAGCAGACGGCGAAAGATCCAAACGTTTCGCTGTAGTTGCAGCGGCGGATGATTTCGGCTGGCTCAGCTGCTATTCCGTGGCGTGTGAGCACAAGCCAGACTGAAATGGGGCCACATGACCTCCAAGTTTCGTTAGCTCAGCAGGCGCCTTCTCAACGTTTGCGTACATGCTTGCCTTGGAACATAACGCCTGAATTAAGCCGAGCCGCGAAGCGGCTTCGGCTTGAATGAATTGTTAGGTGCCATGCTGAAGCACTTTACGGCTCAATGTCCACGTTTAGCTCGGCGCGCTGATTGAGCGAGTTCTCCTCCCATTTGCCAGCGATCGGGCGAGTGGACCCGTACTCGGTTAGAGCAATGACACAAAGCGGATCTACGCCAGCGGCTAGCATGAACCTGTATAGGAGAAGCGCTCGTCGTTGGGCGAGATAGCGGCACTCTTGCCCGGAACACTCATACTGATCCGTATGGCCCGCAATCTCGAACCTGACGTCCGGGTAGCGCTTGATTAGCTCGACAGAGCGATTCAAGTTGGCAATTTGGTCTGCCCCAGTAACAGCCTCGTCGATCGTCTCGCCCTTGATGGGATGGCCGGCCTTGAAGAAAGCACCAGACAGGTCGAGTGAAGAACTGCATGCAGCGGCGGAATATCCACCGAGCAGAGCTGTCGATAGCAGGATTGAGAGGAGCTTGGACATGGCACCTAACTACTATTGGACCGCCTAAAAGCGGTGATGCACCAAGTATCCTCCAACTTCAGACATCTGCAAAGCAGGGAATTCTTACCCCACATCAGTGACTTGCCGGATGGTAGCTGCGGCTCCGGACGTCGATGCTGGCAGCGTTATCCGACGTTCGAGCTGGCGTATGAGTTACACCCATGAAGATGAAGGCGTAACGGCGCATGCACCGCCGAAGTTGCTGGAGCGGGTACGTGGCCGGTTGCGGCTTCGGCACTATAGCCTGCGCACCGAGCAAGCGTATGTTGGCTGGATACGGCGCTTCATCCTGGCCAACGACAAGCGGCATCCATCGCGGATGGGGCAGGCCGAGGTCGAAGCGTTCCTGACCAATCTGGCGACCCAGGGGCAGGTCTCGGCCGGCACGCAGAATCAGGCGCTGGCGGCGCTGTTTTCCTCTATCGTGATGTTCTGGGCGTGGAACTGCCCTGGATGGAGAATCTGGTGCGCGCCAAGCGGCCGCGGCGAATTCCGATGTTGCTCTCGGTCGAGGAGGTCGCACGCTTGCTGGTCGCCCTGGAGGGGCCTTGCTGGCTGATGGCCGGGCGGCTCTACGGCAGCGGCATGCGGTTGCTGGAATGTCTGCGGTTGCGGATCAAGGATGTGGACATGGAGCGCGGCGAGATCGTGGCGCGTGACGGCAAAGGCGGCAAGGAGCGGCGTGTGCCGTTGCCGGCGCGGCTGCGCGAGGCGCTGCTACGACAACGCGACAGGGCGCTGCTGCTGCACGCGGTGGATCTGGCCGAAGGTGCGGGGCGGGTGTATCTGCCGCACGCGCTAACGCGCAAGTACCCCAATGCCGAGATCGAACCGGGCTGGCAATACCTGGTCCCGGCGGCGCATCGGTCGGTGGATCCACGCAGCGGTCGGGTTGGCCGGCATCACGTGTCCGAGGAAGTGCTGCAGCGTGCAGTGCGGGCGGCGCGGCACCGGGCCGGCATCGTCAAGCCGGCGACCTGTCACACGCTGCGCCATTCCTTCGCCACGCACCTGTTGGAAGCCGGTCACGATATCCGCACGGTGCAGGAACTGTTGGGTCACAAGGATGTGGCTACCACGCAGATCTATACGCATGTGCTGGGGCGTGGTGCGTCTGCGGTGCGCAGTCCGCTGGACGGGTTGGGCGCCGGCGAGCGCCGCTAGCATCGAGAAAGTCCCCGGCTGTGGTCGTTTGTGGTCTCGCGTCGGGACTAAAAGCACCTCCAATAGCCCCCAAAAGCTACACCTAAGCACTCGCAAGCGACTGATGTGCTTAGCGCGTAGCTTTCGAAGTCGAGGCTACTAGAGGTGCCATGAAGTCCCTCCCACAGTGCAACGCCGCGACGCCATGCAGACCTTGGGAGTCCGGGGTCTTCATGGCATGGCAGCGCCTCACCCGTCCAACATCGCCTTGTCCCGCACCGCGCCCTTGTCGGCGCTGGTCGCCAGCAGCGCGTATGCCTTCAATGCAGTGGTGACCTTACGCGGGCGCGCTTCCACCGGCTTCCAGCCTTGCGCGTCCTGCGCTGCGCGGCGGGCGGCCAGTTCGGCGTCGTCGACCAGCAGGTTGATGCTGCGGTTAGGGATGTCGATCAGGATGCGGTCGCCGTCGCGGACCAGGCCGATGGCGCCACCCGCCGCCGCTTCGGGCGAGGCGTGACCAATCGACAGGCCGGAAGTGCCGCCGGAGAAGCGGCCGTCGGTGAGCAGGGCGCATTGCTTGCCCAGGCCTTTGGACTTCAGGTACGAGGTGGGGTACAGCATCTCCTGCATGCCGGGGCCGCCCTTGGGGCCTTCGTAGCGGATCACCACCACGTCGCCGGCCTTCACCTCGTCGGCGAGGATGCCCTTGACCGCGGTGTCCTGGCTCTCGAACACCTTGACGTTGCCTTCGAACACATGGATGGACTCGTCCACGCCCGCCGTCTTCACCACGCAGCCGTCCTCGGCGATGTTGCCGTACAGCACCGCCAGCCCGCCTTCCTGCGAGTAGGCATGGGCGACGTCGCGGATACAGCCCGTAGCGCGGTCAGCGTCCAGTGTCGGCCAACGCGTGGCCTGGCTGAAGGCGACCTGGGTGGGGATGCCGGCCGGCCCGGCCTGGTAGAAGGTCCGCACCGCGGCGTCGTCGCTCTGGGTGATGTCCCACTGCGCGATGGCCTCGGCCAGGCTGCGGCTGTGCACGGTGGCCTGATCGGTGTGCAGCAGGCCGCCGCGCGCCAGTTCGCCGAGGATGGCGACGATGCCGCCGGCGCGGTGCACGTCCTCGATGTGGTACTTCTGCGTGTTCGGCGCCACCTTGCACAGCTGCGGCACGCGCTTGGACAGGCGGTCGATGTCGCGCAGGGTGAAGGGCACCTCGCCCTCCTGCGCGGCGGCGAGCAGGTGCAGGATGGTGTTGGTGGAGCCGCCCATCGCGATGTCCAGGGTCATCGCGTTCTCGAACGCTTCGAAGGTGGCGATGCCGCGCGGCAGCGCGCGCGGGTCTTCGGCGCCGTACCAGCGGTGGCACAGTTCGACCGCGGTGCGCCCGGCCTTGAGGAACAGTTGCTCGCGGTCGGCATGGGTGGCGACCACGGTGCCGTTGCCGGGCAGGGCCAGGCCCAGCGCTTCGGTCAGGCAGTTCATCGAGTTGGCGGTGAACATGCCCGAACACGAGCCGCAGGTGGGACAGGCGCTGCGCTCGAACGCGGCGACCTTTTCGTCGGAGGCGGTGGGATCGGCGGCGATCACCATCGCGTCGATCAGGTCCAGGTTGTGGTCGGCGAGCTTGGTCTTGCCGGCTTCCATCGGCCCGCCGGAGACGAACACGGTGGGGATGTTGAGGCGCAGCGCGGCCATCAGCATGCCGGGGGTGATCTTGTCGCAGTTGGAGATGCACACCAGCGCGTCGGCGCAGTGCGCGTTGACCATGTACTCGACCGAGTCGGCGATGATCTCGCGGCTGGGCAGCGAGTACAGCATGCCGTCGTGGCCCATGGCGATGCCGTCGTCCACGGCGATGGTGTCGAATTCCTTGGCCACGCCGCCGACGCGCTCGATCTCGCGCGCGACCAGCTGGCCGAGATCCTTCAGGTGCACGTGGCCGGGCACGAACTGGGTGAAGGAATTGGCGATGGCGATGATCGGCTTGTGGAAGTCGGCGTCCTGCATGCCGGTGGCGCGCCACAGTGCGCGGGCGCCAGCCATGTTGCGGCCGTGGGTCGAGGTCTTGGAGCGATAGTCGGGCATGGGAGCAGCGAACGTGCGGGCGGGGAGGCTGGCGATGGTGGCGCGATCGGATCGTTGCTGCTGCAACCGTCCTGGCGTCCACCGCTGGGCCGATCACGTTAGCACGCAGGCTGGCGCCGCCGCGCGCCGGGCGGGAGTGGGAAGCGGATCGCAGACCCGCCTGCCTGCGCTTGGCAGACTGGGTAGGCCGGTGCGTCAGGGGGCGTCGGCCCGGCCCGCCCATCATGACCACAGGAGGTGTCCATGCTTCGGCATGCGCGTTTGCCGTCTTCCGCTGTTTCCTTCCCCACCCCATCCATCGCGTCCTCGCCGGCCGATCCGGGCCGCCGCAGCGTGCTGCGTGCCGGTGTCGGCCTGGCCGCCGGCGCCGCCCTGTGGGGCCTCGGCGGCCAGGCCCGCGCTGCGGGCAGGTTGCCCTTCGCCGGTCTCAATATGTCGGGGCTGGCGTCGAACAATTTCGTCGACAACGCCATCATCGACCGCCACTACCGCGATATCCGCGACCAGCACATCGCCGCCGCCGGCGCCTGCCCGCTGTTCCGCCTGCCGACCACCGCCGCGCGCTTCAGCACCGGCCAGGGCATGCCGCTCAACGCCACGTATTGCGACCAGGTCGAGCAGGTGCTGAACCGGCTCGCGCAGCGCGGCAAGCTGGCGATCCTGGAACTGCACGACTACATGCGCCTGCCGATCAAGGTCGCGAGCAAGTCCGGTTACCGGCGCGATAGCGCCGGCCAGTTGATCGGGCCGGACGGGCGTGTGGTCACCGATCCCGCCGCCGACGCGGTGTGGGCCGGCACCTACCGCAAGGGCAACTACCTGTACCTGGGCTACTTCGATCCTGCCGACAGCCTGCTCAAGCTCTACGAGTATCGGGTGATCGGCACGCCGGGCTGCACGCTGTACAACGCCGCCGGTCTGCCGGATCTGTGGAGCCGCATCGTGCAGCGTTTCCGTTCGCATCCGGCGATCTTCGGCTGGGGCCTGATGAACGAGCCCTACCAGGGGCCGGAGGTCAACGCCGACGGCAGCAAGCTGGTGATGGCCGACCACTGGCTGCGCACCGCCACCGCCACCGCGGCGCGCATCTTCGATTTCGACCGGTCGCACTACGTGTTCGTCTGCGGCAACCAGTACGCCAGCGCCCGCCAATGGGAGGATCTGTCCGAAGGCCTGTACGCCATCCCCGATCCGTACGACCGCATCGTCTACGAGGCGCACAACTACCTGGACGAAGGCGGCCGCGGCGGCGGCAATTGGCGCAATCCCAACGAAACCGTCGCCGCGGACACCGGCATCGAGATGGTCACGCCATTCCTGCGCTCGCTGGGCCGCGCCGGCAAGCGCGGCTTTCTCGGCGAGCACGGCTATCCGGCGGGCAATGCCAGCGCCGAGCTGGCGACCACGCGCATGCTTGCGCATCTGCAGGCCAACAATATCCCCAGCACGCAGTGGTGCTTCGGCCCGGGCTGGCCGGACAACGATGTGCTGGGCATGAGCCGCGACGTCGGCATGGACATCCAGGTCAAGTCCAACATCGCCGCGGTGCAGCCGTATTTCACGGCGCGTCTGTCCAGTTACGTGCCGCCGCCGCCGCGCTGATTGCGCCAGCGTTTACGTTTGCGAACGCATTCGGCCGGCCGCGGGTTCCCGTGGCCGGCCGAACCGGGCATCATCGTGGCTGGACTCAGGAAGACGTTGCCATGAAGAGGTCGAAGACGACCGCGCTGCTGCTGATGAGCGCCGCGCCGCTGCTGTTCACCGCCTGTGGGCGCGAGCCCGAGAGCAAGACCCAGGAAGGCCTGTACACCTCGGTGGATGCCTGCGTGGCGCAGACCCACGACATCGCCACCTGCCGCGAGGCGTTCGCGCGGGCGCAGAAGCAGGCCGCCGAGCAGGGCCCCAAGTACGCCAGCCGGGAGCAGTGCACGCAGGACTATTCCGCCGAACGCTGCGTGGAGCAGCGCGACAGCCAGGGCCATTCCTTCATCGGGCCGCTGATGACCGGCTTCTTCCTGTCGCAGATGCTCAACGGCAATCGCATGGCCGGGTTCAATGCCGCGCCGGCCTACCAGGACCGCCAGAACCAGTGGCAGCGTCCGGCCACTGGCGCGGGCGCCGGCACGGCCTTGCGCGGCAATCAGACCATGACCCATATCGGCGCCACGCCCAACCGCGCGGTCACCGTCAGCCGTGGCGGCTTCGGCGGTTCCAGCGGCGCGCGCGGCAGCGTCGGCGGTTGATCCCGCCGCTCCGGAGCGAGGCACGCAACGCATGAAACGCATCGCGATCGTCGAACGCGGCGACTGGCGCGCGCAGGCCGCCGAGTGCGGCTTCCGTTTCCACACCATCGACGGCGAACGCTATTGGGACGAACGCGCCTACTACGCGTTCACCCTGCGCCAGATCGAGCGCGACCTGGAGGACCCCAGCGCCGAGTTGCACCAGATGGCGATGGGCCTGGTGGACGAGATCGTCGCCAGCGAGGCGTTGCTGCAGCGCCTGGCGATTCCGCCGGCGTTCCGCGACTGGATCGCCGAGAGCTGGCGGCGCCGCGATCCGCACCTGTACGGGCGGCTGGACCTGGCCTACGACGGCACCGGTCCGGCCAAGCTGTACGAGTTGAACTACGACACGCCGACCTCGCTGTTCGAATCGGCGTTCTTTCAATGGCAGTGGCTGGAAGACCAGCGCGCGCAGGGCCGCCTGGCGCAGGACGCCGACCAGTTCAACTCGATCCACGAAGCGCTGGTGGCGCGTTTCGCGGAGCTGGCGGCGCAGTTGCCGCCGCCGTTGTACTTCGCGGCGGTGCGCGATTCCGAGGAAGACCAGGGTACGGTCGCCTATCTGCGCGACTGCGCGGCGCAGGCCGGGCTGTTCGGCGAGGCGATCGCGATCGAGGACATCGGCCTGTCCGAGGACGGGCGCTACACCGACCTGGACGATGCGGTGATCGGCGCGCTGTTCAAGCTGTATCCGCTGGAGGACCTGTTCGCCGAGCGCTTCGGCCAGGCCTTGCCGGGCTCGGGGCTGCGCTTGCTGGAGCCGCCGTGGAAGGCAGTGCTCAGCAACAAGGGCATCCTGCCGCTGCTGTGGGAACGCCATCGCGGCCATCCCAACCTGCTGCCGGCCACGTTCGACGACGGCAATGCGCTGTCGCCGGGTTGGGTGCGCAAGCCGCTGCATTCGCGCGAGGGCGCCAACATCGCCCTGCACCTGGCCGACGGCCGCAGATTCGAGAGCGACGGGCCCTACCAGGGGCCGTGCATCCTGCAGCAGGCGCATCCGTTGCCGGCGTTCGACGGGCGCTATCCGATGGTCGGCAGCTGGATCGTCGGCGATGCGGCGTGTGGCATCGGCATCCGCGAGGACGACGGCCCGATCACCCGCGACAGCGCGCGCTTCGTGCCGCACGCCATCGTCGAAGCGGGGCGGCCGGGCGTGCTGTATGCCTGAGCGCACACCGTTGCCGGGCGCGCCATCGCCCGGCGCGCCGCGGCGGCATCGCAACGACGGGACGCCGTTGGCCGCCTATGCGGAGCGGGTGGCGGTGCGCTGCCATCGTTGCGACGCGCCGGGCTGGGTGCTGGCGCAGTGGCAGCCGTATCGCTGGCAGGCGCGCTTTCGCTGCGGGCAGTGCAGCGCGGCGCTGGACAGCGGCAACGGCGACTGGGTGGGCGCGGTGTGGCTGTCGGGGCGCCGTGCCTGCGGCCATTGCGGGCACCAGTGGGTGCAGGTCTGCGCGACCTCGACGGCGCGGATGCCGCCACCACCGACCCTGCCGGGGCGATGCCCGCGTTGCCGCAAGGACAATGCGGTGGCCGTGCAGCCGCACCGCGTGCGCGACGCGCTTCCCTGCGACCCGCATTTCGGCATGGCCCTGGCGCTGGTCGCCTCGACGCGCGTCGGCGTGGTGTGGGCCTACAACGCGCGTCAGCTGCAGGAGCTGCAGGACTATGTGGCGGCGACGCTGCGCGAGCGCCGCGGTGTGTTCGGGCGCTCGATGGTGGCGCGCCTGCCGGGGTGGATGAAGCTGGCGCGGCACCGGACGCTGATGGCGCGAGCGCTGCAACGGTTGCAGCACGCCTGCGCGGCATTGCCGCCGGTGCCTGCCGCCGCTCCGTGAGCTGGCCGCCCGGAATCGAAATGTCGGACCTGCGGTCGCCTGGGCCGCGGCGGCGGGATGGCGCGTCGCGTGCGGCGCGGTGCGGGCGCGTGCCACGCCAATCGCGATGGCGTGCGTCGCAAGGACGGCGCCGGAGCGGTACCGCATGCGAATCGAAGGCCACGGGTCGGTTGCCCAGCGACACGGTGGATCGGCGCTGAAGCCCCTGCAATGCGTAGGGCGAAGGAGGACATCGTCCGCGACATCGCCGCGGTCGTCGGGCCTGTGCTGGAACGCAAGGGTTTCACGCACAAGACGCATCGATTCGATGCGGCGGACGGCTTCGGCAACAAACGTCCGCGCCCCCTGGCGCGAGCTCCTTCGTCATGCCGCGCCAGGCATGAAAAGACCGGCGGGCATCGCTGCCCGCCGGTCCATTGCCGTCCTGGCGTGTCGCGCGCTTACTGCACGCAGGTGCTGATGGTGTTCTGCACCGAGCTGCGGAACGCGGCGACGCCGTCCAGGTAGGCGAAGCCGGCCGGCAGCGCCGGGCGGGTGCTGCTGCTGTAGAAGATGCCGTACAGGTCCTTCACCGCCTGCACGTGCGCGGCGCTGCCGTTGCCGCTGGTGAAGCCGGCCAGGTAGGTGACCGCCGCGATCGGGTAGGCGTTGGTGATCGCAGCGCTCGGGTTGACCAG
This window contains:
- a CDS encoding OmpA family protein, yielding MSKLLSILLSTALLGGYSAAACSSSLDLSGAFFKAGHPIKGETIDEAVTGADQIANLNRSVELIKRYPDVRFEIAGHTDQYECSGQECRYLAQRRALLLYRFMLAAGVDPLCVIALTEYGSTRPIAGKWEENSLNQRAELNVDIEP
- the ilvD gene encoding dihydroxy-acid dehydratase, yielding MPDYRSKTSTHGRNMAGARALWRATGMQDADFHKPIIAIANSFTQFVPGHVHLKDLGQLVAREIERVGGVAKEFDTIAVDDGIAMGHDGMLYSLPSREIIADSVEYMVNAHCADALVCISNCDKITPGMLMAALRLNIPTVFVSGGPMEAGKTKLADHNLDLIDAMVIAADPTASDEKVAAFERSACPTCGSCSGMFTANSMNCLTEALGLALPGNGTVVATHADREQLFLKAGRTAVELCHRWYGAEDPRALPRGIATFEAFENAMTLDIAMGGSTNTILHLLAAAQEGEVPFTLRDIDRLSKRVPQLCKVAPNTQKYHIEDVHRAGGIVAILGELARGGLLHTDQATVHSRSLAEAIAQWDITQSDDAAVRTFYQAGPAGIPTQVAFSQATRWPTLDADRATGCIRDVAHAYSQEGGLAVLYGNIAEDGCVVKTAGVDESIHVFEGNVKVFESQDTAVKGILADEVKAGDVVVIRYEGPKGGPGMQEMLYPTSYLKSKGLGKQCALLTDGRFSGGTSGLSIGHASPEAAAGGAIGLVRDGDRILIDIPNRSINLLVDDAELAARRAAQDAQGWKPVEARPRKVTTALKAYALLATSADKGAVRDKAMLDG
- a CDS encoding glycoside hydrolase family 5 protein translates to MLRHARLPSSAVSFPTPSIASSPADPGRRSVLRAGVGLAAGAALWGLGGQARAAGRLPFAGLNMSGLASNNFVDNAIIDRHYRDIRDQHIAAAGACPLFRLPTTAARFSTGQGMPLNATYCDQVEQVLNRLAQRGKLAILELHDYMRLPIKVASKSGYRRDSAGQLIGPDGRVVTDPAADAVWAGTYRKGNYLYLGYFDPADSLLKLYEYRVIGTPGCTLYNAAGLPDLWSRIVQRFRSHPAIFGWGLMNEPYQGPEVNADGSKLVMADHWLRTATATAARIFDFDRSHYVFVCGNQYASARQWEDLSEGLYAIPDPYDRIVYEAHNYLDEGGRGGGNWRNPNETVAADTGIEMVTPFLRSLGRAGKRGFLGEHGYPAGNASAELATTRMLAHLQANNIPSTQWCFGPGWPDNDVLGMSRDVGMDIQVKSNIAAVQPYFTARLSSYVPPPPR
- a CDS encoding DUF1190 domain-containing protein, encoding MKRSKTTALLLMSAAPLLFTACGREPESKTQEGLYTSVDACVAQTHDIATCREAFARAQKQAAEQGPKYASREQCTQDYSAERCVEQRDSQGHSFIGPLMTGFFLSQMLNGNRMAGFNAAPAYQDRQNQWQRPATGAGAGTALRGNQTMTHIGATPNRAVTVSRGGFGGSSGARGSVGG
- a CDS encoding glutathionylspermidine synthase family protein, encoding MKRIAIVERGDWRAQAAECGFRFHTIDGERYWDERAYYAFTLRQIERDLEDPSAELHQMAMGLVDEIVASEALLQRLAIPPAFRDWIAESWRRRDPHLYGRLDLAYDGTGPAKLYELNYDTPTSLFESAFFQWQWLEDQRAQGRLAQDADQFNSIHEALVARFAELAAQLPPPLYFAAVRDSEEDQGTVAYLRDCAAQAGLFGEAIAIEDIGLSEDGRYTDLDDAVIGALFKLYPLEDLFAERFGQALPGSGLRLLEPPWKAVLSNKGILPLLWERHRGHPNLLPATFDDGNALSPGWVRKPLHSREGANIALHLADGRRFESDGPYQGPCILQQAHPLPAFDGRYPMVGSWIVGDAACGIGIREDDGPITRDSARFVPHAIVEAGRPGVLYA